From the genome of Terriglobales bacterium:
CGATCCAAAGATGACAAGGGGCACGGGAACGACTGAGCTGAATTAAGCTGCTGATCCGAAAAACTGGTGCGGCCGACCGATTCGCGATTGCTCGGCCGCGTGCTGTTGTTCGCAACCGTTTATTCATGCCGTTTATTCATGCCGTCGCGCCACAATAGGGTTTACCCAGCTACCGCTTGCGGTTCTGTCTTGAGAATTTGGCCTTCATTTGTTCTGGGTCGACGCCGATGAAGACGCCCTGGCTGCGCGCCAGCACCATGCCTTGCTCATCGCGAATCTCGGCGGTGTTGAAGTGGCGGCGTCCTTGGACGTCCTGCTCCTTGCCTTCGACGATGAGGGTCTTACCGAGCGGAACCGGTTTTACAAATTCGACTGCCATTGACGATGTAAGCGCCACCACCGACCGCAATTTGTTCACTTTGCCCATTGCTTCGTCGAGAAGAGTAGCAATGATGCCGCCGTGAGCGTGTCCCGGTGGACCTTGGTATTTGGGCGGCAGCTTGAACTTGCACCAGGCGCGATGCTGACCGTCGTCGAAGAAGAACTTCAGGTGCATGCCGTCGGGATTGTCTTTGCCGCAGGCAAAGCAGTGATTCTTGGGAAGGGAAATGTGTTTCGTGTTGTGTCCGGCGAGGCGCTTGGGCATGGTTTGAGCATTATACGAAGCTGGGGAAAGGCGAACACGAAGGTCACGAAGGCAAAACCGTAAGGTCACAAAGAATTGGTCGTGACCTCTTGTGTTGCCTTCGTGACCTTCGTGTTCGCCTCTCCCGGGTTCGCAGTTATCACGGACGCGCGTGCTCTATTTCAGATACACTCCGAAACCAGCAGTTTCGCAATTCGTCGGTGAATTATTGCGAGGACGCCATGCAAGTAAATCCTGTTCCACCGGGATATCACACTGTCACGCCATATCTCACAGTTGCCAACGCCCGCGCGGAAATCGAATTCCTGAAACGGGCTTTTGGCGCCCAGACGACTGAGACGCTCTCGCAAGAATCCGACGGAACCGTCCGTCACGCAGAACTCAAAATTGGCGATTCCATGCTGATGCTGGGACAGGCGCGCGACCAGTGGACAGCACGTCCGACCGGGTTCTATCTGTATGTTGAGGATTGTGATGCCTGGTACAAGCGTGCTATGGCGGCTGGAGCCAAATCGCTGATGGAGCCGGCAGACCAGTTCTACGGCGATCGCAACGCCGGGGTCGAGGATCCGGAAGGAAACTACTGGTGGATAGGAACGCGAGTGGAAGATCTATCACCTGACGAGCTCAAGCGCCGGGCGCAAGCTGCATTTGCCCAGTCTAAGTAACCCCGGCCTACGAGCGAATGCCTTCGCGCGGAGACTCGTTGCGCAGCTCCTGTTCGCCGTTGCGTATTACCTGTTCCGCGAGGTGGAGGTATCGCCGCGCTTCGCCGGGCATGTCGCGCTGGAACTTACGGTAGAACTCGTCTTCGAACTTGCGGAAGAATTCCTGCAGTTCGAAATCATCGATGCGGGATTGTTGTCTTCTTTCCATTGGGCCTCTACTTAAGTGGTCGGCGTTTGCTGGACGGGAAGCGCTGTACCGGCATTCTATTACGGTTGGACGGCGTTCCACGGCACCAAAGTGCTAGGTTGCGAGAATCTCGGTCAACATCTCTGGAGCGATGTTGCCGCCGCTTACGATGGCGACCACCTTGCCGCTCGAAGGGAACTCGTTGCGATGGAACAGGGCAGCGGCCGTGGGGACTGCCCCGCTTGGCTCGGCAATCAAATGCGCATCGAATGCCAGCCGCCGCACTGCTTGGCGGATTTCGTCCTCGCTTACGGTGATAAATCCGTCCACATACTGCTGAATGTGCTCGAAATTCAATTCGCCTACGCTTTGCGTCCGCAGGCCGTCCGCGATGGTGCGCATCGTTTGTTCGGCAGGAAAGGTGACTCGATGTCCGGCCTCAAAGCTCGCCTTGGCTTTCGCTCCCAGTTCCGATTCGACTCCATAGACCTTCGAACTAGGCCGCAGGTTCTTGACCGCCGCCGCGATGCCGCTGATCATTCCGCCACCTCCGACGCAGACCAGAACGACATTCGCGTCAGAAAGATCGGCCAGGATTTCTAATCCCATGGTGCCTTGGCCGGCAATGATGACCTCGTCGTCGTAAGGCGGCACGAGAGCGAAGCCTTTGCTTTGAGCTAACTCTTCGGCTTTAGCTTTGCGCTCGTCGCTCGAGGAACCGACGATTACGACTTCGGCTCCCAGAGCCCGCGTCTTCTCCAGCTTGAGCGGCGGTGCATTCTCGGGCATCACGATGATCGCGTGGCAGCCGATGGCTTTCGCCGCATATGCTACGCCTTGTGCGTGGTTTCCGCTGGAATAGGCGATTACGCCGCGATCCTTCTGCCCAGCGGAAAAGGTCGCGATCTTGTTGTAAGCTCCGCGAAGCTTGAACGAGCCAATCGGCTGAAGACTTTCAGGCTTGAGAAAAAGTTCGCCTTCGCGGAAATTGGTTTTGACGAGCGGAGTGCGAACGGCAACGCCTCGAAGGCGCTCTTGTGCCTGCTGGATTTTTTCGAGAGTGACCAACATTAGCGTTCAGATGTGTGCATCGTGCAGAGATGTAGACCGAGAACCTTCACAGCAACTATAAACGACGCCTCGGGCATCATCGAGAAACCAAAGTGTAACTGCGCGTAAACTCTCGGTGGTGATCCGAACTCCTCGACTTCTACTACGACCATGGCGTGCTTCCGACCGGGAGCCCTTCGCAGCTCTGAACGCGGATCCAGAGGTAATGGAGTTCTTCCCCTCATGCCTGAGCCGTGAAGAGAGCGATGACGTGGC
Proteins encoded in this window:
- a CDS encoding PaaI family thioesterase, with the translated sequence MPKRLAGHNTKHISLPKNHCFACGKDNPDGMHLKFFFDDGQHRAWCKFKLPPKYQGPPGHAHGGIIATLLDEAMGKVNKLRSVVALTSSMAVEFVKPVPLGKTLIVEGKEQDVQGRRHFNTAEIRDEQGMVLARSQGVFIGVDPEQMKAKFSRQNRKR
- a CDS encoding VOC family protein, with protein sequence MQVNPVPPGYHTVTPYLTVANARAEIEFLKRAFGAQTTETLSQESDGTVRHAELKIGDSMLMLGQARDQWTARPTGFYLYVEDCDAWYKRAMAAGAKSLMEPADQFYGDRNAGVEDPEGNYWWIGTRVEDLSPDELKRRAQAAFAQSK
- a CDS encoding threonine/serine dehydratase, coding for MLVTLEKIQQAQERLRGVAVRTPLVKTNFREGELFLKPESLQPIGSFKLRGAYNKIATFSAGQKDRGVIAYSSGNHAQGVAYAAKAIGCHAIIVMPENAPPLKLEKTRALGAEVVIVGSSSDERKAKAEELAQSKGFALVPPYDDEVIIAGQGTMGLEILADLSDANVVLVCVGGGGMISGIAAAVKNLRPSSKVYGVESELGAKAKASFEAGHRVTFPAEQTMRTIADGLRTQSVGELNFEHIQQYVDGFITVSEDEIRQAVRRLAFDAHLIAEPSGAVPTAAALFHRNEFPSSGKVVAIVSGGNIAPEMLTEILAT